The sequence below is a genomic window from Oscillospiraceae bacterium.
GTCTTGGCCAGCGGCAGGTACTGGGCCCAAGCCGTCTGGATCGCCTGGTATTTGGCCTTGGCCGCGTCGGACTGGAGGGTGGGCTCCACTGCGGCCAGGTAGTTTTCAAAATTCCCGGCCTGCTTGTCCACGTTCACCTGGGCGGCGGACATATCCGCGTCGTTAAAATACGAGATCGCGTCGTGCACGTTCCCGTCGATCCGGCAAAAGGCCGCCATGGCCTTGCCCAAATCGCCCTGGGCGTACCCGTAATTGTCCATGGCGTAGTCGTAGCGGTCCGAGATGGTGCGCAGCATCACCAGGGTAAAAATCGCCGCGATGCTGGCCAGCACCACGCAGACCACAAACCCAGTAATCAGCTTCCTCTTAATCTTCATGTTTTTAAACATGACCGTTCCTCCTCATTTACTTCCCGGCGCGCCCTGCGGGCGGCCTGGGGCATATCGTCCGGCTGAGCGCCGGTTTTTTCAGCACAATCCCGCCCGTACCCGCCAGGGTCTTCCCGGTGAGATCGCCGTACCTGCCCTGCTTCACGTCGGCGGCAATTTTTCCGTCCACCAGCGTGACCACCCGCCTGCGCAGGATATTGACGAAGGTGCTGGCGTGGGTCGCCATAATCACGGTGGTACCCTGGCGGTTGAGCTCCATCAGCAGGTGCAGGATGTCCCAGATATTGTCCTCGTCCAGGTTCGCGGTCACCTCGTCCAGCACCAGGATGGGCGGGCTGTTAATCAGCGCCCGGGCCAGTTCGACCCGGCGGCACTCTCCGATGGACAGCTCCCCGGGGTACTTCTCCGCCGCGCCGGACATGCCCACCAGGCTCAGCGCCTTTTCCACCCGCCTGTCCAGCGCGTGCCCGCCCTCGGTAATACGGGCGATGACAGACAGGTTCTCCCCCACCGTCCGCTTGCGCATCAGCCGCTGCTCCTGCCAGACCTGCCCGAACATGCGCCGCACCTGCGGGCGGCGCCACGGCGGGGCCTTGGAGAGGTTCAGCCCGTCCAGCCGGACGGCGCCCTCCTCGGGCCGCAGCTCCCCGGTGATCAGCTTCAGCAGGGTGCTCTTCCCCGCCCCGCTGCTGCCGATCAGGGAGACGAACTCCCCCTGGCGGATGGTCAGGTCGATCCCGCTCACCGCCGCCCGCAGCTTTTTTTCCCACTTGTAGTATTTGGCCGCGTGCTCCAGCTGAATCGTCGGCATCCATTGCTCGCCCCTTACGCCCCAAGTCCATCGACCCCTATACAACCGGCCGTTTTTCTGCTATAATTTACAATAATCTTCTTGCGGAAGGAGGCCGGGATCTTGGACCAAAAACCGCCCGCATCCAGGTGGAAAACCGCCGTCCTTATCGCTCTGCTCGCCCTGCTCTGTATCGGCGGCGCGGAGCTGGTGGCCTGCCGTTTTGCCGATCCCGCCCTCTACCACAGGATTACGGCGCCCGTGGTCCGGCAGCTCCGGGGCCTGCGGGCGTCCCTGGCCTCCCTCCGCCCCGCCCCCACCCCCTCCCCCACGCCGGAGGCGGTGGAGGAGCGCCAGTACGCCGGGGATCCCGCTCTCTGGTCGCAGCTGTCCGCCGACCCCGCCGTCACGCGGCTGGAGGAGCGGGACGGGCGTGAGATCCTCACGGGGGGCGCGGTGGAGGTGCCCTACTTCAACCAGGCCGACCCGGCGTGGTGCGAGCAGAGCTACGGCACCGACACCATCGGGAAATACGGCTGCGGCCCCACCGCCATGGCCATGGCCGTCGGGGCGCTGACCGGGGAAGCGCCCACCCCCGCCGCGCTGGCCGCGTGGGCCAGCGAGAACGGCCACTGGGCCTCCGGCAGCGGTTCCAGGCTCTCCATCGTGGAGGGCGCCGCCGCCGCGTACGGCCTGGACGCGCAGTCCTGCACCGTGTTCGAGGCCGACCGCCTGCTCCAGGAGCTCTCCGCCGGGAAGCTGGGCGTGGCCCTGGTGCGCGCGGGCCATTTCACCCAGGGCGGGCATTTCATCCTGCTGCGGGGGGCCACCCTGGACGGCGGCGTGCTGGTGGCCGACCCCAACAGCCGGGAGCGCAGCCTCTCCGTCTGGGATCCGCAGCTCATCCTGGACGAGCTCTCGGCCAGCAGGAGCGACGGCGCGCCCCTCTGGTTTCTCTCCCCCGCCCAGCCCGGCCTGGAGGCCGGCTGAGCCGTACATCCGGCAAGGCAATGCCCCCAACGGGGCATTGCCTTTTTTATGCCGTCAGCCGCCGTAGCAGGAGCGGCGGCCGCACAGCCTGAGGTTGATGCGCTTGTCC
It includes:
- a CDS encoding cell division ATP-binding protein FtsE, which translates into the protein MPTIQLEHAAKYYKWEKKLRAAVSGIDLTIRQGEFVSLIGSSGAGKSTLLKLITGELRPEEGAVRLDGLNLSKAPPWRRPQVRRMFGQVWQEQRLMRKRTVGENLSVIARITEGGHALDRRVEKALSLVGMSGAAEKYPGELSIGECRRVELARALINSPPILVLDEVTANLDEDNIWDILHLLMELNRQGTTVIMATHASTFVNILRRRVVTLVDGKIAADVKQGRYGDLTGKTLAGTGGIVLKKPALSRTICPRPPAGRAGK